A genomic segment from Spongiibacter sp. IMCC21906 encodes:
- a CDS encoding FKBP-type peptidyl-prolyl cis-trans isomerase has protein sequence MKKSLFCVAMATGLLVGCGEGAEPTLDSEISKVSYGIGANIGSRFGDDLPLDVDAFSSGVKDAMAGGELKMTDEEIMSTLQAYQQKQMAERQAEAKALGSENKAKAEAFFAKNAAEEGVVTTESGLQYKVLAEGEGEKPTAEDKVEVHYRGTLLDGSVFDSSYERGQTVSFPVKGVIPGWTEALQLMSEGAKYKLFIPSELAYGAGGAGEMIGPNAALVFEVELIDIVDPEADADAEKEAAAE, from the coding sequence ATGAAAAAATCATTGTTTTGTGTCGCGATGGCGACAGGGCTATTGGTCGGCTGTGGCGAGGGTGCCGAACCAACATTGGACTCAGAAATCTCCAAAGTGAGTTATGGCATTGGTGCAAATATAGGCTCTCGTTTTGGCGATGACCTGCCGTTGGACGTGGACGCGTTTAGTTCTGGTGTAAAAGACGCTATGGCCGGCGGTGAGCTGAAGATGACCGACGAAGAAATTATGAGCACCCTGCAAGCCTATCAGCAGAAGCAAATGGCTGAGCGTCAAGCGGAAGCCAAAGCGTTGGGTTCAGAGAATAAAGCTAAAGCGGAGGCCTTCTTTGCCAAAAATGCCGCTGAAGAAGGCGTTGTTACCACCGAATCTGGTTTGCAGTACAAGGTTTTGGCCGAGGGTGAGGGCGAGAAGCCTACTGCGGAAGACAAGGTTGAGGTGCACTATCGCGGTACGCTGCTAGATGGCTCTGTTTTTGATAGCTCTTATGAGCGTGGTCAAACGGTTAGCTTTCCTGTGAAGGGGGTGATCCCGGGTTGGACTGAGGCACTGCAGCTGATGTCTGAAGGTGCTAAATATAAATTGTTCATCCCTTCTGAGCTGGCTTATGGCGCAGGTGGTGCTGGTGAAATGATTGGCCCTAACGCTGCGCTAGTGTTTGAAGTTGAGTTGATTGACATTGTTGACCCAGAGGCTGACGCAGACGCAGAGAAAGAAGCCGCTGCTGAGTAA
- a CDS encoding TIGR02444 family protein, translating into MKEGFSKENLTDALWRYALARYGQPEVAELCLALQTQFGQDVNMLLAAGFSDLKGMVWSTATVARLRKACAELRQSYILPMRAMRVAAKAQAPDRAYQALKDAELALEQWQLSILAEKLSEEYASLLKADVSNDMKQHNSNILLCAISAEAAERDQLLALVAALNL; encoded by the coding sequence GTGAAAGAAGGCTTTAGTAAAGAAAATCTCACGGATGCGCTGTGGCGCTATGCTTTGGCGCGTTATGGCCAGCCTGAAGTTGCAGAATTATGTTTGGCTTTGCAAACGCAATTTGGCCAGGACGTAAATATGTTACTGGCGGCAGGTTTTAGCGACCTCAAGGGGATGGTGTGGTCCACAGCGACGGTGGCGCGGCTTCGCAAGGCCTGTGCTGAGCTGCGGCAGAGCTATATTTTACCCATGCGGGCTATGCGAGTCGCGGCTAAAGCTCAGGCTCCCGATAGAGCATATCAAGCGCTAAAGGACGCGGAGTTGGCGCTTGAACAGTGGCAGCTGTCGATATTGGCTGAGAAATTGTCAGAGGAATATGCGTCATTGCTGAAGGCTGACGTTAGCAATGACATGAAACAGCACAATTCAAATATTCTGTTGTGCGCGATTTCGGCTGAGGCAGCTGAACGTGATCAATTGTTGGCCTTGGTGGCCGCGCTTAATCTTTAA
- a CDS encoding ATP-binding cassette domain-containing protein, which yields MIELQELSLQRGGKPLLEEASLRINPGEHMALVGANGSGKSSLFLLLTGALHQDQGDCSIPSHWQISEMKQELDSSDRPAVDYVMDGHRRFRELETAIADCNNDKQLAEYHAELDLIKAYQIPSDAERLLQGLGFKQSELQHPVNSFSGGWRIRLNLAQALMCPSELLLLDEPTNHLDLDASLWLEQWLRRYEGTLLLISHDRDFIDACCDFVVHLEQHTLTRYRGNYTAFERQRGERLAQQQQAFEKQQAVRAHMEDFVRRFRAQASKAKQAQSRLKALEKMAEIAPAHVDSPFKFQFLSPKQFSDPLLTLSQADLGYGDTAILRNINLSLHPGSRVGLLGANGAGKSTLMKALAGAVPLIAGQRQQGEHFYAGYFHQHQLESLDLKASPMLQLQRLRPDAREQDIRNYIGGFNFHGKRAEESCEHFSGGEKARLALALIVWQRPNLLLLDEPTNHLDLEMCQALTSALQNFEGAIVVISHDRHLIRNTVDELLLVDNGIAEAYEGSLDDYRQWLLSRDKSNPAEPGSDNGNSTEPMVDKKQARQQAAQRRQQLAPVTKQIKQLENQMEKLATALNGIEEQLSDASLYDAENKEQLKTLLGKQQQLTHENNDVEARWLELQEQLDTLEASL from the coding sequence ATGATTGAACTCCAAGAACTCAGCTTACAACGCGGTGGCAAGCCCTTGCTAGAAGAGGCCAGCCTGCGCATTAATCCCGGCGAGCATATGGCGCTGGTAGGCGCCAACGGCAGCGGCAAATCCAGTCTATTCCTGTTGCTTACCGGGGCACTGCATCAAGACCAGGGGGATTGCAGCATTCCCAGCCACTGGCAAATCTCCGAGATGAAGCAGGAGCTGGACAGCAGCGATCGTCCCGCGGTGGATTACGTCATGGACGGTCACCGCCGTTTTCGTGAGTTAGAAACAGCCATTGCCGACTGCAACAACGACAAACAGCTGGCTGAATACCACGCCGAACTGGATTTGATCAAAGCCTATCAAATTCCCAGCGACGCCGAGCGCTTGCTGCAAGGGCTCGGTTTTAAACAGTCAGAACTCCAACACCCCGTGAACAGCTTTTCTGGTGGCTGGCGTATTCGTTTAAATCTTGCCCAAGCATTGATGTGTCCCTCAGAGCTGTTATTGCTAGACGAACCCACCAACCACTTAGACTTGGACGCCAGCCTGTGGCTGGAGCAGTGGCTGCGGCGCTATGAAGGCACCTTGTTGTTAATCTCCCATGACCGGGATTTTATCGATGCCTGCTGTGATTTTGTGGTTCATCTGGAACAGCACACCCTGACCCGATATCGTGGCAACTACACGGCCTTTGAGCGCCAACGCGGCGAACGCTTGGCTCAGCAACAGCAAGCCTTTGAAAAACAACAAGCTGTACGCGCCCATATGGAAGACTTTGTACGTCGCTTCCGGGCACAGGCCAGCAAAGCCAAACAGGCCCAGAGCCGCCTGAAAGCCTTAGAAAAAATGGCTGAGATTGCCCCGGCCCACGTTGACTCGCCCTTTAAGTTTCAGTTTCTGAGCCCCAAACAGTTTTCCGATCCGCTACTCACCCTGTCCCAGGCCGACCTGGGCTATGGTGATACGGCAATATTGCGCAATATTAACCTCAGCCTGCATCCCGGCAGCCGGGTGGGTTTATTGGGGGCCAACGGTGCCGGTAAATCAACATTGATGAAAGCCCTGGCAGGCGCCGTGCCCTTAATCGCGGGGCAGCGCCAACAGGGGGAGCATTTTTACGCCGGTTATTTTCATCAGCACCAACTGGAGTCATTGGACCTCAAGGCCAGCCCCATGCTCCAGTTGCAGCGCTTGCGACCAGACGCGCGGGAACAAGATATTCGCAATTATATTGGCGGCTTTAATTTTCATGGCAAACGTGCCGAAGAAAGCTGCGAGCATTTTTCCGGCGGCGAAAAAGCGCGACTGGCCTTGGCCTTAATCGTATGGCAGCGACCCAATCTCTTACTACTGGACGAGCCCACTAACCACCTCGACTTGGAAATGTGCCAGGCCTTGACCAGCGCGCTACAAAACTTTGAAGGCGCGATTGTGGTGATTTCTCACGATCGTCACTTAATTCGCAATACCGTCGACGAACTCCTGCTGGTAGACAATGGGATCGCCGAAGCCTACGAAGGCAGCCTGGACGACTACCGCCAATGGCTGCTCAGCCGGGATAAGTCCAACCCCGCCGAACCGGGTAGCGACAACGGCAATAGCACAGAACCCATGGTCGACAAAAAGCAGGCGCGGCAACAAGCGGCTCAACGTCGCCAACAACTGGCGCCGGTGACCAAGCAAATCAAGCAGCTCGAAAACCAAATGGAAAAACTGGCCACCGCATTAAACGGTATTGAAGAGCAGCTTTCCGACGCGAGTCTCTACGACGCAGAAAACAAGGAGCAGCTCAAAACCTTGCTAGGCAAGCAACAGCAACTCACACATGAGAACAACGATGTAGAGGCGCGGTGGCTCGAATTACAAGAACAGCTGGACACCCTGGAAGCCAGCCTCTAA
- a CDS encoding class I SAM-dependent methyltransferase produces the protein MSILLDNLNIDAVKGFLSRTEGNALYHYALSSSHLGPILEVGSYCGKSTIYLAAACQAQDNLVYAVDHHRGSEEHQQGEMFHDPDLFDLAQQQLDSFGEFRHNLARAGLTNWVVPIVASSTQSARFWQTPLGMVFIDGGHSLDAAVNDYRCWAGHIQRGGILAIHDLFANPDEGGQAPIAIYRLALASGLFEEVEKVDSLGILRRC, from the coding sequence ATGAGTATTCTTCTCGATAACCTTAATATTGACGCGGTTAAGGGCTTTCTTTCCCGTACCGAAGGCAACGCCCTTTATCACTATGCCCTCAGCAGCAGCCACCTCGGCCCCATACTGGAAGTCGGCAGCTACTGTGGCAAATCCACAATCTACCTCGCCGCAGCCTGCCAGGCACAAGACAACCTGGTTTATGCCGTGGATCATCACCGGGGGTCTGAAGAGCATCAACAGGGTGAAATGTTTCATGACCCTGATCTTTTTGACCTGGCTCAGCAGCAACTCGACAGCTTCGGAGAATTTCGTCACAACTTAGCGCGGGCAGGGCTAACGAATTGGGTCGTCCCCATTGTCGCCAGCTCCACACAAAGTGCTAGATTTTGGCAGACACCGCTGGGCATGGTATTTATTGACGGAGGTCACAGCCTAGACGCAGCAGTCAATGATTACCGCTGCTGGGCTGGTCATATTCAACGCGGCGGTATACTCGCCATACACGATCTTTTTGCCAACCCGGACGAAGGTGGCCAGGCCCCCATCGCTATTTACCGACTGGCGTTAGCATCGGGCTTATTTGAAGAAGTGGAAAAAGTCGATAGCCTGGGAATACTGCGGCGCTGCTAA
- a CDS encoding 2OG-Fe(II) oxygenase: protein MGDSAVSLGVNTPFFEGCQLMSAELLEFPNLRDALFDDIAEALTLRGYAVVPAALPPALTDRLFIRVTQLDDTHFRPAGVGRQSDFAVNPFVRSDEIRWLNEGDHAEADYLHWMEGLREGINRRLFMGLFDYEAHFARYFPGAFYKKHVDAFKGRSNRVLSTVFYLNPGWLSSDGGQLVIYGDDGAEASRVIPLIGSLVVFLSDRVPHEVLAANRSRYSIAGWFRVNASVNHQLDPPR, encoded by the coding sequence ATGGGTGACAGTGCCGTGAGTCTGGGTGTTAATACGCCTTTCTTTGAGGGCTGCCAGCTGATGTCCGCCGAACTGCTTGAATTTCCCAATCTGCGCGACGCGCTGTTCGACGATATTGCCGAGGCATTAACCCTGCGCGGTTATGCAGTGGTGCCCGCAGCTTTGCCGCCAGCCTTGACGGATAGGCTCTTTATACGGGTGACGCAGCTGGACGATACGCATTTTCGTCCTGCAGGAGTCGGGCGGCAAAGCGATTTTGCGGTGAACCCTTTTGTACGCAGTGATGAAATTCGCTGGCTGAACGAGGGCGATCATGCGGAGGCGGATTATCTGCATTGGATGGAAGGCTTGCGAGAGGGCATTAATCGTCGTTTGTTTATGGGGCTGTTTGATTACGAGGCCCATTTTGCCCGTTATTTTCCCGGTGCTTTTTATAAAAAACATGTCGATGCTTTTAAGGGCCGCAGCAATCGGGTGCTGTCGACGGTGTTTTATTTAAACCCCGGTTGGCTAAGCAGTGATGGTGGTCAGTTGGTGATTTACGGTGATGACGGTGCCGAAGCCAGTCGGGTGATTCCGTTAATTGGCAGTTTGGTGGTGTTTTTAAGCGACCGGGTGCCCCATGAGGTGTTGGCGGCAAACCGCAGTCGCTACAGTATTGCGGGTTGGTTTCGGGTCAATGCCAGCGTTAATCACCAGCTTGATCCGCCGCGCTAA
- the argA gene encoding amino-acid N-acetyltransferase, translating into MSEQTDYVKWFRNSAPYINAHRGKTFVLMFGGEAVAHPNFANIVHDIALLNSLGVRMVLVHGARPQIEERVSNAGLNSQYHNDLRVTGEAELGCVTAAAGSLRANIEALLSMGVANSPMHGAAIRVCSGNYVTARPIGVVDGVDFKHTGMVRRIDAAALQQQLNNQHIVILSPLGYSPTGEIFNLASEDVAVHTAVALKADKLILFTESDGLHTADGALLRQCEYRDVDELVDQSSELSRDNIVQAVVDAGDLGIQRCHIVSYSADGALLRELYTRDGSGTLVTQEHYEQMCTADIDDVVGILGIIEPLEAKGVLLKRSRELLENEIDHFKILVRDGMVIACAALYPYPEQATGEIACVATHPDYRGADRAERLLEQLERDAKQTGLNSVFILTTQTAHWFQEQGYQQCTVDELPPAKKQLYNFQRNSKAFIKTL; encoded by the coding sequence ATGTCAGAACAAACCGACTACGTAAAATGGTTTCGCAATTCCGCACCCTACATCAATGCCCACCGCGGCAAGACCTTTGTATTGATGTTTGGTGGCGAAGCCGTGGCACACCCCAATTTTGCCAATATTGTGCACGACATTGCGCTACTAAACAGCCTCGGCGTACGCATGGTATTGGTTCATGGTGCCAGACCCCAAATTGAAGAACGGGTAAGCAACGCCGGCTTGAACAGTCAGTATCACAATGATCTGCGGGTCACGGGCGAGGCAGAACTCGGTTGCGTCACCGCGGCTGCCGGGTCATTACGCGCCAATATCGAAGCCCTGCTATCTATGGGGGTCGCCAACTCACCCATGCACGGCGCCGCCATCCGGGTGTGTTCGGGCAATTATGTCACTGCCCGGCCCATCGGTGTGGTGGACGGTGTCGATTTTAAGCATACCGGCATGGTCCGGCGGATTGACGCCGCCGCACTGCAACAGCAATTAAATAACCAACACATTGTGATTTTGTCGCCACTGGGCTATTCCCCCACTGGCGAAATTTTCAATTTAGCCTCAGAAGATGTCGCTGTGCATACCGCTGTTGCTCTAAAAGCCGACAAACTTATTTTATTTACCGAGAGCGACGGTTTACACACCGCCGACGGTGCACTGCTACGGCAATGTGAATACCGGGACGTAGATGAGCTGGTTGATCAAAGCAGCGAATTAAGCAGAGACAATATTGTGCAAGCAGTGGTGGACGCCGGTGATTTAGGTATTCAACGCTGCCATATTGTGTCTTACAGCGCCGATGGTGCTTTGCTTCGGGAACTCTACACCCGAGATGGTTCTGGCACGCTGGTCACTCAAGAGCACTACGAGCAAATGTGCACCGCCGATATCGATGACGTTGTTGGCATTCTTGGCATTATTGAACCGTTAGAGGCAAAGGGCGTATTGCTAAAGCGCTCCCGAGAATTGCTCGAAAATGAAATAGACCATTTCAAAATTTTAGTCCGAGACGGCATGGTGATCGCCTGCGCGGCGCTCTACCCCTACCCCGAGCAAGCCACTGGCGAAATTGCCTGCGTAGCCACTCACCCCGACTATCGCGGCGCAGACCGGGCAGAAAGACTACTGGAACAACTCGAGCGAGATGCCAAGCAAACAGGGCTAAACAGTGTATTTATTTTAACCACCCAAACCGCTCACTGGTTTCAAGAACAGGGCTACCAGCAATGCACTGTCGACGAACTGCCCCCGGCTAAAAAGCAGCTGTATAATTTTCAGCGTAACTCAAAAGCGTTTATCAAAACTCTGTAA
- a CDS encoding 16S rRNA (uracil(1498)-N(3))-methyltransferase, with translation MRIPRIYTSLPLDAATELALDPRAAHYLGQVLRMKVGRELLLFNGDGFAYPAVITTASKKNISCKISAPIAPIEPSPTLPLELGIAISKGDRLDWVIQKATELGVQRISPLTTERVDVKLNGERLHKKQQHWQQVMISACEQCGRNRLVDIAELQTLDNWRQTLNADLKLVLYPIAETGLAERAAPASAALLIGPEGGLSEAEIIASRQSGFEALQLGPRVLRTETAPLAALSILQFRWGDMG, from the coding sequence ATGCGCATCCCGAGAATCTATACTTCACTCCCATTAGACGCTGCAACCGAGCTAGCCTTAGATCCCCGTGCCGCCCATTATTTAGGGCAAGTGCTAAGGATGAAAGTCGGGCGGGAGCTGTTGCTGTTTAATGGCGACGGCTTTGCGTATCCCGCTGTCATCACCACCGCTAGCAAGAAAAATATTAGCTGCAAAATATCCGCACCCATTGCGCCAATCGAACCATCACCTACACTGCCCTTAGAGCTCGGCATCGCTATTTCTAAGGGCGACCGTTTAGATTGGGTTATTCAAAAAGCCACCGAGCTGGGGGTTCAACGTATTAGTCCCCTCACTACCGAGCGGGTGGATGTAAAGCTGAATGGCGAACGTCTGCACAAAAAGCAGCAGCATTGGCAGCAAGTTATGATCAGCGCCTGTGAGCAGTGTGGACGCAACCGTCTGGTCGACATCGCGGAACTGCAAACCCTGGACAACTGGCGACAAACACTTAACGCTGATTTAAAGCTTGTGCTCTACCCCATTGCCGAAACAGGCCTTGCCGAAAGAGCAGCACCAGCCTCTGCGGCCTTACTCATTGGGCCAGAAGGCGGTTTAAGCGAGGCGGAGATTATCGCCAGCAGACAATCTGGCTTTGAAGCACTACAGCTGGGGCCGCGGGTGTTGCGTACCGAAACCGCACCGCTGGCCGCACTCAGTATTTTACAATTTCGCTGGGGAGATATGGGCTAA
- a CDS encoding chemotaxis protein CheW, which translates to MRKSMNDAADRKELPQSLPCLLLPLQKGGLLLPNASVPEIILARQLSSTLSSTFILGMLPWRNVQLPIISFEGLCDGQIPNNLALRRVAIIKGLQNPERLPFYGIVVSAIPQVLHLSADDVKGIEGEERVGCRQHVSIAGRAMMLPDCDQIEARILNDLHPE; encoded by the coding sequence ATGAGAAAGTCCATGAATGACGCGGCGGATAGAAAGGAATTGCCCCAAAGTCTTCCATGCCTGTTATTGCCGCTGCAAAAAGGGGGCTTGCTCCTTCCCAATGCGAGTGTGCCAGAGATTATTTTAGCCCGGCAGCTCAGCTCGACGCTGTCTTCGACGTTTATTTTGGGGATGCTGCCCTGGCGGAATGTCCAGCTGCCCATAATCAGTTTTGAAGGGCTTTGTGATGGTCAGATTCCCAATAATTTAGCGCTGCGACGAGTGGCTATTATCAAGGGTTTGCAAAACCCCGAGAGACTGCCGTTTTACGGTATTGTCGTGTCGGCTATTCCGCAGGTGCTGCATCTTTCTGCAGACGATGTAAAGGGTATTGAGGGTGAAGAGCGCGTCGGTTGTCGACAGCACGTTAGTATTGCGGGCAGGGCGATGATGCTTCCTGACTGCGATCAGATAGAGGCGCGCATTTTAAATGACTTGCATCCAGAGTAA